A genomic segment from Colletotrichum higginsianum IMI 349063 chromosome 5, whole genome shotgun sequence encodes:
- a CDS encoding Fungal specific transcription factor, translating into MNPPPCLRYIDDLIAENQRLKNDSNAAAQARSEALLPDIHIGAPPAKDTADNAAAAVTTTATATATATATAAIPPPSLDDRPWFFEMNIPHTPILIGEASDAAFATRFRQAISSAEHSHIPRVNYATDERLLALSDTDCPWPGPARARFLVGVALRYVSRCYHIVRKGPVLDALEQTLLNPAESDSLLKSKLWALFAIGAMYSTRSASSERHFPGMGYFARATRVLRIVSERPRIDVVELRLLLSFYSLALNRRHTAYTFAGSATRLAVVMGLHLNVPESQLRDAAAREHRVRVWWTAYIFDRMWAAKLGHPVAVQDIDIEVDLPSNPAVDESVADDFADASYFVASVKLARLLGRVVPSIYRRRAQQTSLSHRVQEALKELRAWSGELPPQLHIDFKPTSERTPKPISLHLNFNQCAVSTTRPILLHVLRTHVASWGTPAAPEPRIPATAMTLAETCIRCARHSCRLLTECWIDGSFATFDYFYTQYLFSAATILAASSLLSGGKEAANDREQFEEAAQFLSQLKDSGNFAAEEFCQHIDAMKATMAAARARRGGYADVPAGNTAAGAPYSSATTSSSSSSAGVVFSDAAGSTFVGDAVTLGQPFEAQNTTAGMALNEPSLQELLAQPLLDLQFIDASIYNDGAQGLYWPDFSPESWTPDTWTAT; encoded by the exons ATGaatcctcctccttgtctcAGATATATCGACGACCTCATCGCCGAGAACCAGCGGCTCAAGAACGACAGCAATGCCGCCGCGCAAGCCCGCTCCGAGGCCCTTCTCCCGGACATCCACATCGGAGCACCGCCGGCCAAGGACACGGCagacaacgccgccgccgccgtcaccaccacggccacggccacggccacggccacggccaccgccgccatccctcccccctccctcgatGACCGCCCCTGGTTCTTCGAGATGAACATCCCGCACACGCCCatcctcatcggcgaggcCTCGgacgccgccttcgccaccCGCTTCCGGCAGGCCATCTCGTCCGCCGAGCACAGCCACATCCCGCGCGTCAACTACGCGACCGACGagcgcctcctcgccctctccgACACGGACTGCCCGTGGCCCGGCCCGGCCCGCGCccgcttcctcgtcggcgtcgccctgCGCTACGTCAGCCGCTGCTACCACATCGTCCGCAAGGGCCCCgtgctcgacgccctcgagcagACGCTGCTGAACCCGGCCGAGAGCGACTCGCTTCTCAAGAGCAAGCTGTGGGCCctcttcgccatcggcgccatgTACTCGACccgctcggcctcgtccgagagGCACTTCCCGGGCATGGGCTACTTTGCCCGGGCGACGCGGGTCCTCCGCATCGTGAGCGAGAGGCCGCGGATCGACGTCGTTGAGTTGCGGCTGCTTCTC TCCTTCTACTCACTGGCCCTCAACCGACGGCACACCGCCTACACCTTTGCCGGCTCGGCAACCAGGCTGGCCGTCGTCATGGGCCTCCACCTCAACGTGCCCGAGTCGCAGCTGagggacgccgccgcccgcgagcACCGGGTCCGCGTATGGTGGACGGCCTACATCTTCGACCGCATGTGGGCGGCGAAGCTCGGCCACCCCGTCGCCGTGCaggacatcgacatcgaggTCGACCTGCCGTCGAACCCGGCCGTGGACGAGAGCGTGGCCGACGACTTCGCCGACGCCTCGTACTTTGTCGCGAGCGTGAAGCTCGCCCGCCTGctcggccgcgtcgtccCGTCCATCTACCGGAGGAGGGCTCAGCAGACCTCGCTGTCGCACAGGGTCCAGGAGGCGCTCAAGGAGCTCCGGGCTTGGTCGGGGGAGCTCCCGCCGCAGCTTCACATTGACTTCAAGCCGACGTCCGAACGCACACCGAAGCCCATCTCCCTACACCTCAACTTCAACCAG TGTGCCGTGAGCACCACGCgccccatcctcctccacgtGCTCCGCACCCACGTGGCATCGTGGGGCACGCCGGCCGCCCCGGAACCCCGGATCCCGGCCACGGCCATGACGCTGGCGGAGACGTGCATCCGGTGCGCGCGGCACTCGTGCCGGCTGCTGACGGAGTGCTGGATCGACGGCTCCTTCGCGACGTTCGACTACTTCTACACGCAGTacctcttctccgccgccacgatcctcgccgcctcgagccTGCtgagcggcggcaaggaggcgGCCAACGACCGCGAGCAgttcgaggaggccgcccaGTTCCTCTCGCAGCTCAAGGACAGCGGCAacttcgccgccgaggagttCTGCCAGCACATCGACGCCATGAAGgccaccatggccgccgcccgggCCCGGAGGGGAGGCTACGCCGATGTCCCCGCGGGAAACACCGCGGCCGGCGCCCCCTACTCCtccgccaccacctcctcctcttcctcgtcggctgGGGTGGTGTtctccgacgccgccgggtcGACCTTTGTTGGCGACGCCGTGACGCTCGGCCAGCCGTTCGAGGCGCAGAACACGACGGCCGGCATGGCGCTCAACGAGCCCTCGCTGCAGGAGCTGCTGGCCCAGCCGCTCCTCGACCTGCAGTTCATCGACGCCTCCATCTATAACGACGGGGCCCAGGGGCTGTACTGGCCGGACTTTAGTCCCGAGTCGTGGACGCCCGACACGTGGACGGCGACATGA